The following proteins are encoded in a genomic region of Cetobacterium somerae ATCC BAA-474:
- the gloA2 gene encoding SMU1112c/YaeR family gloxylase I-like metalloprotein produces the protein MYLKKIHHVAIICSDYAKSKNFYTEILNLEIIKETYRKERNSYKLDLAIGNCEIELFSFLESPKRLSYPEATGLRHLAFEVEDIFKMVEYLNSKEIQCEPIRVDEITGKRFTFFQDPDNLPLEIYEL, from the coding sequence ATGTATTTAAAAAAAATTCATCATGTTGCAATAATTTGTTCAGATTATGCAAAATCAAAAAACTTTTACACAGAAATTTTAAATCTTGAAATTATAAAGGAGACTTATCGTAAAGAGAGAAATTCATATAAACTAGACTTAGCAATTGGGAATTGTGAAATTGAACTTTTTTCTTTTTTAGAGTCTCCTAAAAGATTGAGCTATCCAGAAGCTACAGGATTACGTCACTTAGCTTTTGAAGTTGAAGATATATTTAAAATGGTGGAATATTTAAATTCTAAAGAGATACAATGTGAACCTATTAGAGTTGATGAAATAACAGGAAAAAGATTTACATTTTTTCAAGATCCTGATAATCTTCCACTTGAAATTTATGAATTATAA